One window of Solwaraspora sp. WMMA2056 genomic DNA carries:
- a CDS encoding LLM class flavin-dependent oxidoreductase: MKFGIMASHQYPHGDDLGAHLADLFGTVELAAELGYDSVWTINHFQSNLATPQPISMLASLIPRSGDMLLGTGILLLPMFHPVHVAEEFATLDHLSGGRVVLGVGAGYRENELAAFGIDPQTRFRRFDESIRLIRALWTGRPVTQDGEFYPQTDATIGVRPLTPGGPPIWIGAGGRKAVRRAARLGDAWYAPGNSPSRRFLPEHRAVYEEALAEYGRDPTTVQRPVGVELYCAPSTEQAVAEALPHARREYATYAEYPALRWQRDRFDELVRNTLLLGSPELLIERITALRDLGFDHVIFRPGWLGMPTGKLRASLRLFAAEVMPAFRTSRP; this comes from the coding sequence ATGAAGTTCGGCATCATGGCCTCGCACCAGTATCCGCACGGCGACGACCTCGGCGCGCACCTCGCCGACCTGTTCGGCACCGTCGAACTCGCCGCCGAACTCGGCTACGACTCGGTGTGGACGATCAACCACTTCCAGTCGAACCTGGCCACCCCGCAGCCGATCTCCATGCTGGCCAGCCTCATTCCGCGCTCCGGCGACATGCTGCTCGGCACTGGCATCCTGCTGCTGCCGATGTTCCACCCCGTACACGTCGCGGAGGAGTTCGCGACCCTCGACCACCTCTCCGGCGGACGGGTGGTCCTCGGCGTCGGCGCCGGCTACCGGGAGAACGAGCTCGCCGCGTTCGGAATCGACCCGCAGACCCGGTTCCGGCGCTTCGACGAGAGCATCCGGCTGATCCGCGCGCTGTGGACCGGACGACCGGTCACCCAGGACGGCGAGTTCTACCCGCAGACCGACGCGACCATCGGTGTCCGGCCGCTGACGCCGGGCGGACCGCCGATCTGGATCGGCGCCGGCGGCAGGAAAGCGGTCCGCCGGGCCGCCCGTCTCGGCGACGCCTGGTACGCGCCGGGCAACTCACCGAGCCGGCGCTTCCTGCCCGAGCATCGGGCCGTCTACGAGGAGGCGCTGGCTGAGTACGGCCGGGACCCGACGACGGTGCAGCGCCCGGTCGGGGTCGAGCTGTACTGCGCGCCGAGCACCGAGCAGGCTGTCGCCGAGGCGCTGCCGCACGCCCGGCGGGAGTACGCCACCTACGCCGAGTACCCGGCGCTGCGCTGGCAGCGGGACCGCTTCGACGAACTGGTCCGCAACACGCTGCTGCTGGGCTCGCCGGAGCTGCTCATCGAACGGATCACCGCCCTGCGTGACCTGGGCTTCGACCACGTCATCTTCCGCCCCGGGTGGCTCGGCATGCCGACCGGGAAACTGCGTGCCTCGCTGCGGCTGTTCGCCGCCGAGGTGATGCCCGCCTTCCGTACCAGCCGACCGTGA
- a CDS encoding class I adenylate-forming enzyme family protein, translating into MSTDPGTTLPDADNLALVLQRRRADRGDVVGLYGEDGRSWTFDEIDLLAGGVAVALRDEGVGAGDRVAGYLANGPDIVFFLFGCWKIGAVPVTVSSLYNATELAESLAKTSPRLLLVDGRSPDVVTELIGTGTGVPIRRVGEPSAAPDGVAEPDVEPLPWGRQARVPAVDVDPQAEACVLFTGGTTGRPKAVSVTHGGTRDSLMRLARVATGTDAEGTAARDARPNLIALPLFHSGGQHSLLFAFFVGRPAVVWERFGVDRLADLMDRYRFDNFFLLPTMVYDIVHAERDLPFDGVKSVLVAGQAISWSLRRAFEERYQVPILVNYGSTEAGHIAGWTGRDMKAGRWKPGSAGRVYPGVELEIRDETGAALPGGRPGEVVVRSALTRGYVDDAAASRELVRDGWVHTGDIGYVDEDGVLFLVGRKRDMIKCGGFQVWPEEIEDELRRHPLVDDVRVLGRPDDRLGEIPVALVVRRPDRTVTDSELSQRLVAYARDRLAHFKTPRRIEFVAALERSATGKISRATPAATRAGASG; encoded by the coding sequence ATGAGCACCGACCCGGGGACCACGCTGCCGGACGCCGACAACCTGGCCCTCGTTCTGCAACGCCGCCGTGCCGACCGCGGCGACGTCGTCGGCCTGTACGGCGAGGACGGTCGGTCATGGACGTTCGACGAGATCGACCTGCTCGCCGGCGGGGTGGCAGTCGCCCTGCGGGACGAGGGCGTGGGCGCCGGCGACCGGGTCGCCGGCTACCTGGCCAACGGCCCGGACATCGTCTTCTTTCTCTTCGGCTGCTGGAAGATCGGTGCGGTCCCGGTCACCGTCAGCAGCCTGTACAACGCCACCGAACTCGCCGAGTCGCTGGCCAAGACCAGCCCCCGGTTGCTGCTCGTCGACGGACGCAGCCCGGACGTGGTCACCGAACTCATCGGCACCGGCACCGGGGTCCCGATCCGCCGCGTCGGCGAGCCGTCCGCCGCGCCCGACGGCGTCGCGGAGCCGGACGTCGAGCCGCTGCCGTGGGGTCGGCAGGCCCGGGTGCCGGCGGTCGACGTCGACCCGCAGGCCGAAGCCTGTGTGCTGTTCACCGGCGGGACGACCGGCCGGCCAAAGGCGGTCAGCGTCACCCACGGCGGCACCCGCGACTCGCTCATGCGGCTGGCCCGCGTCGCCACCGGTACCGACGCCGAAGGCACCGCCGCGCGGGACGCCAGGCCGAACCTCATCGCCCTGCCGCTGTTCCACAGCGGCGGCCAGCACTCGCTGCTGTTCGCGTTCTTCGTCGGGCGTCCGGCGGTGGTCTGGGAGAGGTTCGGCGTCGACCGGCTCGCCGACCTGATGGACCGGTACCGGTTCGACAACTTCTTCCTCCTGCCCACCATGGTCTACGACATCGTGCACGCCGAACGGGACCTGCCGTTCGACGGGGTCAAGTCCGTCCTGGTGGCCGGTCAGGCCATCTCGTGGTCGCTACGCCGCGCCTTCGAGGAGCGGTACCAGGTGCCGATCCTGGTCAACTACGGATCGACCGAGGCCGGGCACATCGCCGGCTGGACCGGCCGGGACATGAAGGCCGGCCGCTGGAAGCCCGGCTCCGCCGGGCGGGTCTACCCGGGGGTGGAGCTGGAGATCCGGGACGAGACCGGTGCCGCACTGCCGGGCGGGCGACCGGGGGAGGTGGTGGTCCGCTCCGCGTTGACCAGGGGCTACGTCGACGACGCCGCCGCCTCCCGCGAGCTGGTCCGGGACGGCTGGGTGCACACCGGCGACATCGGCTACGTCGACGAGGACGGGGTGCTGTTCCTGGTCGGCCGGAAGCGGGACATGATCAAATGCGGTGGTTTCCAGGTCTGGCCCGAGGAGATCGAGGACGAGCTGCGCCGGCATCCGCTGGTCGACGACGTTCGGGTGCTCGGCCGGCCGGACGACCGGCTCGGCGAGATTCCGGTGGCCCTCGTGGTGCGCAGGCCGGACCGCACGGTGACCGACAGCGAACTCTCCCAGCGTCTGGTCGCGTACGCGCGGGACCGGCTTGCCCACTTCAAGACACCCCGGCGGATCGAGTTCGTCGCCGCCCTGGAACGCAGCGCCACCGGCAAGATCAGCCGGGCCACACCGGCCGCGACGCGGGCGGGTGCGTCCGGATGA
- a CDS encoding enoyl-CoA hydratase/isomerase family protein, with the protein MKKTEAELLEHQWDVENMEVDPEVLAKYVRYDVDEQRSVATITFDRPERLNAIPVAAFERVGDLVREAETDDRVKVIVFKGEGEHFGTGADAAELGHYIGYRTGTDKSSRRRPAQRQRILPDRNVLSSGFTRPIIESLKATICQVQGYCYGGHFQIALSADIVIASPDARFTHPAFRYLGPAPQDMYHWIEKVGLTTMKDVMLTMRAIGAEEGERKGLVTKVVERDELQRWVDDYADAIAVMPLDSLMMGKSMMQLVMEARGKGLGAMTGWVGHGWATNVSFDDGDWNFLKERREKGIGRALADRDRLVAPYFRLSDTRSREK; encoded by the coding sequence GTGAAGAAGACCGAAGCTGAACTTCTGGAACACCAGTGGGACGTCGAGAACATGGAGGTCGATCCCGAGGTCCTGGCGAAGTACGTCCGGTACGACGTCGACGAGCAGCGGTCGGTCGCGACCATCACCTTCGACCGTCCCGAGCGGCTCAACGCCATTCCGGTGGCCGCCTTCGAGCGCGTCGGCGACCTGGTGCGCGAGGCCGAGACCGACGACCGGGTCAAGGTCATCGTGTTCAAGGGCGAAGGCGAACACTTCGGCACCGGCGCCGACGCCGCCGAGCTCGGGCACTACATCGGCTACCGGACCGGCACCGACAAGTCGTCGCGGCGGCGGCCGGCGCAGCGGCAACGCATCCTGCCCGACCGCAACGTGCTCAGCTCCGGATTCACCCGCCCGATCATCGAGTCGCTCAAGGCGACCATCTGCCAGGTGCAGGGGTACTGCTACGGCGGCCACTTCCAGATCGCGCTGTCGGCCGACATCGTCATCGCCAGCCCCGACGCCCGGTTCACCCATCCGGCGTTCCGCTACCTCGGTCCCGCCCCGCAGGACATGTACCACTGGATCGAGAAGGTCGGTCTGACCACGATGAAGGACGTCATGCTGACCATGCGGGCCATCGGCGCCGAGGAGGGCGAGCGCAAGGGCCTGGTCACCAAGGTGGTCGAGCGTGACGAACTACAGCGCTGGGTCGACGACTACGCCGACGCGATCGCTGTCATGCCACTGGACTCGCTGATGATGGGCAAGTCGATGATGCAACTGGTCATGGAGGCCCGGGGCAAGGGCCTCGGCGCGATGACCGGCTGGGTCGGGCACGGCTGGGCGACCAACGTCAGTTTCGACGACGGGGACTGGAACTTCCTCAAGGAGCGCCGGGAGAAGGGCATCGGCCGGGCGCTGGCCGACCGGGACCGGCTGGTCGCACCGTACTTCCGGCTCAGCGACACCCGGTCGCGCGAGAAGTAG